The following are from one region of the Mustela lutreola isolate mMusLut2 chromosome 7, mMusLut2.pri, whole genome shotgun sequence genome:
- the DUOXA1 gene encoding dual oxidase maturation factor 1: protein MATLGHTFPFYVGHKPIFPMDTTLAVIVAIFVTALVTFIIILPGIRGKMRLFWLLRVVTSLFIGAVILAVNFSSEWFVGQVSTNTSYKAFSSEWISADVGLQVGLGGVNITLTGTPVQQLNETINYNEKFTWRLGENYAEEYTKALEKGLPDPVLYLAEKFTPNSPCGLHGQYRLAGHYTSAMLWVAFLCWLLANVMLSMPVLVYGGHMVLATGIFQLLGLLFFSTATSLASPCALRLGTAMLHTHHGPAFWLTLTTGLLCMLLGLAMAVAHKVQPQRLKAFFNQSTGEDPVLEWNPEEGGLLSPRYRSTAESPEPQDIPLSEASLEACCKEEHHREPDCAL, encoded by the exons ATGGCTACGTTGGGACACACATTCCCCTTCTATGTGGGCCACAAGCCGATCTTCCCAATGGACACCACCTTGGCCGTCATCGTTGCCATCTTTGTGACCGCACTGGTCACCTTCATCATCATCCTGCCTGGCATTCGGGGCAAGATG AGGCTGTTCTGGCTGCTCCGGGTGGTGACCAGCTTGTTCATCGGGGCTGTGATTCTGG CTGTGAATTTCAGTTCTGAGTGGTTCGTCGGTCAGGTCAGCACCAACACATCATACAAGGCCTTCAGTTCCGAATGGATCAGCGCTGATGTGGGGCTGCAGGTTGGTCTGGGAGGAGTCAACATTACACTCACAG GGACCCCAGTTCAGCAGCTGAATGAGACCATCAATTACAATGAGAAGTTCACCTGGCGGCTGGGTGAAAACTATGCCGAGGAGTACACAAAGGCACTGGAGAAGGGGCTGCCGGACCCCGTGCTCTACCTGGCTGAGAAGTTTACCCCGAACAGCCCATGTGGTCTACATGGCCAGTACCGCCTGGCAGGACACTACACCTCAGCCATGCTCTG GGTGGCCTTCCTTTGCTGGTTGCTGGCCAACGTGATGCTGTCCATGCCCGTGCTGGTCTACGGTGGCCACATGGTGCTGGCTACAGGCATCTTCCAGCTGTTGGGACTGCTCTTCTTCTCCACGGCCACGTCACTCGCATCACCCTGTGCCCTGCGCCTGGGTACTGCTATGCTGCACACTCACCATGGGCCTGCCTTCTGGCTCACATTGACTACAG GACTGCTTTGTATGCTACTCGGCCTGGCCATGGCAGTGGCCCACAAGGTGCAGCCCCAGAGGCTTAAGGCTTTCTTCAACCAGAGTACAGGCGAGGATCCTGTGCTGGAGTGGAATCCTGAGGAAGGGGGACTCCTGAGCCCACGATACCGGTCCACAGCTGAGAGTCCTGAGCCCCAGGACATTCCTCTGTCAGAAGCTTCCTTGGAAGCATGCTGTAAGGAGGAGCATCACAGAGAGCCTGACTGTGCCCTATAA